Below is a genomic region from Silurus meridionalis isolate SWU-2019-XX chromosome 10, ASM1480568v1, whole genome shotgun sequence.
tctgacggagatctatctaattttgtaatttctggaagattattgataaaactctgctgtagctgacgtgaaagtacgcttaacacggtaacgtggtgaggtagaaatgcagtgactgaggcagattttaaaagagatgagataatggtctgaaatagcttcagactgtggaattatgactaagttttttatttttaatccaaatgttaacaacaaatcgagagtgtgtcaccactatgagtggctcctataacattctgattaattccaactgaatctagaatggacacaactgctgctcttaaggagtcttcctgattatcaaaatgaatattaaagtcaccaacaattaatgctttgtgtaaagaagcagctaaatttgtgatgaaatctgcaaaaatgagaaaatcagagtcgggcccctgggggtctataaataataattagtggaattaactgacttgacctgctttcggacactgaatattttatgttggtgtagagaacttcaaatgttttacatttttgtttagtcttttgtgtgacgcttagattattattataaatagctgtgactccgcctcctctgccatttagacggggttggtgtatgtaactatacccaggaggactcgcttcatttaatgctacatattcattcggtttaatccacgtttctgtcaaacacattatattaaactcctggtcagtaataatttagtttatagtcagtgcttttggcgtgagagatctaatattcaacaatcctatctttagatcagaggtgctgctgtgtgttcagtcctatttaatttaatgttaatcaggttactaaaacagactttctgagaattcctatattttggtttcgcTCTGGGGTTCTTCCCTCCtcagatcttcccacttcgtcctggtCTGCCGCTGATgtcctcttcgattggaggcaactctgtgcagctgaggatggttttTCATCCACGccctggagatccatgaaattccatcgtaagaacgggagctttgaggatttggactgtagttaatatcaacagtctgctacactgactcaggaccaCAGCTTCTTCTGATCTCCTttactgcacctcaacatcgtttatctgtaataaatggacatttggtggcaCCCAGATAAAAATGAGGTtcactcttgagtctggttcctctcaaggtttcttccttctgcatctcagggagtttttccttcaccacagtctccaccgacttgttcatcagggacaaacttacacttataaagaacatcttcatttttatctccacatgatctgtgtaaagattgttaaaagtgctatacaaataaaaattaattgaattgaatgacaAAACTCTctaagcacttcatcactatgGGTGTGAGAGTGATGGGACGATAGTTATTGATGCGAAGTGTGTAGACTTCTTCAGCACAGGGatgatggtcgttgtcttgaggcacatTGGAAAAGCAGTGCTGCTCAGGGAATGTTGAATATGTtggtgaagacatctgctagctgcacattccctgagcactttTTCTCACTTCGCTGTGGCTAGACAGAGCatctggtcactgggaggaggggtggtctgtTTTGCACCTCAAACCGTGCGTAGAAGtcattcagcgcatctgggagggaggcgtcacatAAACAAGCAGGTGGTGATGTCTTGTAATTCTTTatcacctggatgccctgccacatgcgccgggtgtctccgctgtcctggaagtggtcttGGATTCTCCTGGCGTGTgtgcgcttcgcctctctgatggcacgggacagtttggcccttgctgttcttaagCCAGTCTTGTCCCTTGCTCTAAAGGTGGAGTCTCTAGATTTTAGCAGCGCATGCACTTTTGTGGTCATCCCCggttctggttggagcgtgcaGTGATGGTCTTTTAGATGGTTACATCATCAGTGCACTTGCTAATGTAGCTGGTCACcgatgacgtgtactcctccaaatTGATGGATTTgccgttggttgcagcttccctgaacatgtcccagtcagtgcattcaaagcagtcctAAAGCAGTCGCAGCAAGTCAAGGTTGTAAAGGTTATTAAATACATTCTCACGCAGATTTGTTGTTGCATGATTTCTGTACTGTAACAGCCTCTGGCGGTCATATACATGAACACAGTTGTCTATGTTGTGCATGTACTTTTGAAAGTTTGGCTAAAGACGCGAAAAGCACCATTTTGAATCCGGAGAAGCCATTGCGAGCTACTGctgcgccgccatcttggatcagAGTGAATCATAAACATGgccaaggaaaaaaatataatgtttaacaGTGAACTTACAATTAATATAAACGTTTACACACCCCTGTTAAAAAGTagtagtttttttatgtttgttagaTAAAGATAAAATCATGTCAGatcatttccacattttttttttttatatttaactcAAAAAACTTCTGCAATAACCAGGCTTCAAAAGGCATTTTGCACAGCTGTCAGTGAAGTGATTCTAATAaacagatcagatcagatcttTCTGAACAATTCTTTTgacattttactgtttaaaattttgtgtgtgtgtgtgtgtgtgtgtgtgtgtgtgtgtgtgtgtatagctgtACCACAGCTAATGGCGAAGATGATAAGGGAAGTAAAACCCTTGATGATTATAAAGCAAACTGGAGATGACTTTGTGGTCTCAGTAAAAACACCTCTGCGAACAAACACCAACTCGTTCACCATTGGCCGAGAGAGCGAATTTACCACCATGGATCGGGTGAAGACCCGGGCAAGTGCACTTCACTGCTCACTCCATATTTATGACCCTACGTGTACAAATCAGATGGGAAGTGGTTAagcttctgatcaaaaggttgtgagttcccCAAAACACCAAGCTActacttttgggcccttgagcaaggcccttaacccacagCTGCTTTATTGTATAAAAGCGATAAATCTAAGTTGCCCTGAATATGGGGATCTgccaaatacaataaatgtaaaagtacacAATTTACCATGAAAATGGAgtgaaacataaaaatataatttttactttattagtaTTAGTTTAAATATCATGATTCATTAATactaatactgtgtgtgtgtgtgtgtgtgtgtgtgtgtgtgtgtgtgtgtgtccacaggCTACACCACAATTAGTTAATGGAAAGATTGTCATAGACACAGAGAAAGTCACTCACATGCGGGAGATCCAGGGAGAGCAAATGATTGAGGTTTGTTTCTTCATCATTAACATCAGTAGAGGACTGCTTTAGATAACCAGACAATCAGAAATCAAACACTATCAGAGTTTATAGGTTACTAAGAGTAGAGTAACAGTAAAGTGACAGCTCACTGAGAGCACACTAAGAGATCACTGGAAGTACACAGAATGTACAGTGAGAGTTCACTGGAGCAGTGTAACAGTAAAGTGAGAGCTCACTGAGAATACACTGAGAGGACACTGAATGTACAGTGAGAGTACATTAAAAGTACATTGAGAGTAAAGTGAGAGCTTACTGAGAATACACtgagagtacagtaaaagtacACTGAGAGTTCACTGGAGCAGAGTAAGAGTAAAGTGAGAGCTCACTGAGAGTAGAGTAAAAGTTTACTGAGAGATCACTGtgagataagatatacctttatttgtcccacagtgtgAAAATATCTGTTACAGCTgcaaagtaaaagaaatgtgcaaatatataaaagaatggagacataatacagtatatattatatacacaacacaattaataaatacaaaagaaaaaaaagagaccaccaATAATAGTTACGCTATCAGACATATTGCTTAAAAACTttcttattgttattattacacagttaaacagtaacagtgtgtattttggtgactggttcactgagcagctctgattgttaagtctaatagcagcagagagaaaagatcttctgtatcgctccttcagacactcaggatgtaacagtctgtcactgaaggagctgctcagagatgaaactgtttcatacagggggtgagagatgttctgcagtaatgatgatagtttagttaccatcctcctttctcccacctcctgtagtgtccaggggaatcctcAGGACTGAGCTGGACTTTCTGGTCAGCTTGACcagtctctttctgtctgcagtagagatgctgctgcaccagcagaccacaccataaaATGTttctgaggccaccacagagtcaaaaaaggtcttcagtagcccTTCCTGCACTCCTAAAGATCACTTATAGTACAGTGAAATTACATAGAGCTTACTGAAAGTACAGTGAGAGTTCACTGGGAGTAAAGTGAGACTGCACTGAAAGCCCATTGAGAGATCATAGAGTACAGTGAGAGTACAGTGAAATTACAGTAAGAGTACACAGAGCTTACTGAGAATACATTGAGAATTCACTAAAAGTACAGTGAGATTAATGTAAGAATACACTGAGAGTTCACAAAGAGATCTGTCAGAGTACAGtcagattaaaaaaagcttAATGAGAGTACAGTGAGAGAACACTGAGTACACTGAAAGTTCACTGAGAGTACAGTGAGTGTACACTAAGAGTACAGTGAGAGTACACAAAGAGTACACTGAGAGTACCACAGGGAGAGTACAGTGAGAGTACACTGAAAGTAAAGTGAGATTTCACTGAAACCACAGTGAGAGTTCACTGAAAGTACCACAGGGAGAGCACAGTAAGAGCACAGTGAGTGTACACTGAGAGTTCACTGAGAATTCATTACAAGTACACAGCTTTCTGAGCAAGTAAGAGTACACTGAAAGTAAAAGGAGAGTACACAGAGCACAGTGAGAGTACACTGAGAGCACAGTGAGAGTAAATTGAAAACGCAGTGAGAGTACACTGAGAGCACAGTGAGAGTAAATTGAAAGTAAAGCAAGAGTACACTGAGAGCAGAGTGAGATTTCCCTGAGAGCACATTGAGAGTACCGTATACCGTATAAACaataaagcggctaatttatggattattcctgggtttttcccggtttcacaaacttaatgccaaaaaactgagccccataacattagaccaatcaAATTgcggaacaggttcaggtgaaccaatgaaactctttatattaaatcagatgcgctcccactgaatcgtcCCGCACCACATCATACATATGGataaggttcctctgacgtttgacctgccgctcactcggactgtctacaggaaatgtgaatcattcgtgacgctgaaaacaaccatgaaaaaacacacttcacctgtgttctgagctgcacggcatcgggggAAAAGATTCACTGatgatgatttttaaacacatgacgatgccaaaagataaactctcgagagaaatttttgtgaaaggaagacagtgaacaatgactttcttggtaggctactgtttagatacaagccgtgtaacagacactgtctttcattaaagcctgtgtaaagttcattagtttcagtgtagacatgcggcttatagacagtaAGAGTACACTAAGAGCACAGTGAGAGTACACTAAGAGCACAGTGAGAGTACACTGAGAGCACACTGAGAGCACACTGAGTACACTAAGAGCACAGTGAGAGTACACTAAGAGCACAGTGAGAGTACACTGAGAGCACACTGAGAGCACACTGAGTACACTAAGAGCACAGTGAGAGCACAGTGAGTACACTAAGAGCACACTGAGAGCACAGTGAGTACACTAAGAGCACAGTGAGAGTACACTGAGAGCACACTGAGAGCACAGTGAGTACACTAAGAGTACACTGAGAGCACAGTGAGTACACTGAGCACAGTGAGAGTACACTGAGAGCACACTGAGAGCACAGTGAGTACACTAAGAGCACAGTGAGAGCACAGTGAGTACACTAAGAGCACACTGAGAGCACAGTGAGTACACTAAGAGCACAGTGAGTACACTAAGAGTACACTGAGAGCACAGTGAGTACACTAAGAGCACACTGAGAGCACAGTGAGTACACTAAGAGCACAGTGAGAGTACACTGAGAGCACAGTGAGTACACTAAGAGCACAGTGAGTACACTAAGAGCACAGTGAGAGTACACTGAGAGCACACTGAGAGCACAGTGAGTACACTAAGAGCACAGTGAGAGTACACTGAGAGCACACTGAGAGCTTCAGTGAGTACACTAAGAGTACACTGAGAGCACACTGAGAGCACAGTGAGTACACTAAGAGCACACTGAGAGCACAGTGAGTACACTGAGAGCACAGTGAGAGTACACTGAGAGCACAGTGAGTACACTTAGAGCACAGTGAGAGTACACTGAGAGCACACTGAGAGCACAGTGAGTACACTGAGAGCACAGTGAGTACACTAAGAGCACACTGAGAGCACAGTGAGTACACTAAGAGCACAGTGAGAGCACAGTGAGTACACTAAGAGCACAGTGAGGTACACTGAGGCACACTGAGGCACAGTGGGTACACTGAGAGCACACAGAGCACAGTGAGTACACTAAGAGCACAGTGAGAGTACACTGAGAGCACACTGAGAGCACAGTGAGTACACTGAGAGCACAGTGAGTACACTGAGCGCACACTGAGAGCACAGTGAGTACACTAAGAGCACAGTGAGAGTACACTGAGAGCACACTGAGAGCACATTGAGTACACTGAGAGCACAGTGAGTACACTGAGAGCACAGTGAGAGCACAGTGAGTACACTAAGAACACAGTGAGAGTACACTGAGAGCACAGTGAGAGTACACTGAGAGCACAGTGAGTACACTAAGAGCACAGTGAGAGTACATTGTTAGACGTGAGATACTCATACATTGTTAGTATCTCATTGTTAGACGGATACGTTAGACGTGCAGCTGTGATGAGTGGACCTCTCGCCCTGTAAGATTCCCAACTCTCGCTCACCCTCAATGGAGTAAAGTTGtttcagtgtatattttattctgtttcaaacagcaattttaataataaaagcacCAAACGCCAAGAACTTCTTCTGCTGCtagtaaaaaaagaagagggaaGCCATCAGTTTGGAGCAgaacatttaaattataaatcagcatgaagcaggaaagactgtgacagtcatagtaccatcttTACATTACGATATTTTGTACTTACGACGGGCTCGTCATAACATATCTCCATCGTTAGTAGAGGACGTCCTGTATATAAGGGATCGTAAGATTCACTCATTCATGCATCAGTATAAATGTTCACTTTACTTTCACTG
It encodes:
- the fabp10b gene encoding fatty acid-binding protein, liver isoform X2; protein product: MAVDFTGTWQMYEQDDPEEFLKAVSVPQLMAKMIREVKPLMIIKQTGDDFVVSVKTPLRTNTNSFTIGRESEFTTMDRVKTRATPQLVNGKIVIDTEKVTHMREIQGEQMIECPGESSGLSWTFWSA
- the fabp10b gene encoding fatty acid-binding protein, liver isoform X1; protein product: MAVDFTGTWQMYEQDDPEEFLKAVSVPQLMAKMIREVKPLMIIKQTGDDFVVSVKTPLRTNTNSFTIGRESEFTTMDRVKTRATPQLVNGKIVIDTEKVTHMREIQGEQMIETFTAGPVTLIRRYKRI